GAAAATTGGAGCGATCATAATGGGATGTGGTTCCATTATTACTATATTATATTCTTGGAAGAAATTCTGAATGAACCTGATTTATAATTGTTCAGTAAAAATAAaccataattttaaaattaagcaAAATTTTACCCTTTTTTCATGCAAAAACAAAGTTTAAACAAAAATACCCCCAACTAAAATCCGAAAAAATCCAACATATATTCAAACTTTTTACATATGAAAAtcataatgtgctgaaatttataatatactgaaattttaaaataatatGTTGAGATTTCACATGTCGGAGTTCCATTTCCAGCATCATATGCTGAATCTTTTTCGTTTCGGTTAAGAGGCATTTTTATCCAAATTTTTTCTCCACATCAAATAATAGTTATTATTCAATCGCTTCACAAACATTAACTATTTTCAATTACCAATCCAAAAACCGAGAGCCTACACTATTTCGACATTCTTTTTTGCTTCTTTGGGGTGGGCCtaatattttattcaaatgatcGAATCAACATATGAAGTGCAAAACATGAACATCCTCCCCACTAATTACGTCAATACTGGCCACAGCTATAATAATGAATAGCTCGCGAATTAAGAGAATCTTCAACAAACAGGACAATATACGAGCACGGAAATTTACAATGAAGAAAAGTCAGTCACGCACAACCAAGCCAGGCTCAGTTACTGAACTAATGGAGTCTGATCTCCAACTATCGGCAATATCACAAGGTGCTCCACAAGTCCAAAACCCAAAGAGTTCAGTAAAAAGACTACAGTCGCAGTACAAGGATAACACAGCAATACCGCTAGAGAGAGCTTATTATCTAGAGTAATAATAGCCATCATCGAAGCTACAGCTTCTACTCCAGCTCCTGCTCCTGCTCCTACTCCTTACTGGGCTTCTGCTCCTAGAGCCATAAGGAGATCTTGAGCAAGACCTCTCTCTGTACCAGAAAGCATACACGGACATATCAGTACAGCACAGGTTATATATTTGTCCAACCACCATCAAAAGGAAAACCATATTGCTAAGCTAGGAATCATGGTTGTCACTACCTTGAGTAATATCTTCTCCTGGGAGGCGGCGAATAGTAGTCAGGGCTTCGAGAATAAGTCCGAGCATACCGCGGTGATCGAGAATAGGACCGCCTATACCGTGGAGATCGAGAATATGAGAGCTGGGAACTTCCCCGACCCCTGAAGAAAAGGGTTTTACCCATTAGGATGAACGGTAATCAAAATCAACAATTTCCAGAATCTAAACTGACACAAAGCTGACAGAGTGATCAATCAAGCTGAATATTGACAAGTGTCATGGTCATCCAACAGTAGATAAGGCAAGGAATGAGTTACCTCGAATGCTCTCTCGCTCTCATCTCTGAAGGCTTCTTCCTGTTTTCCTCGGCAAACACAACAGTGATCTCCCGCCCAAGTAGAACCTGGCCATCCATCTCATATTTGGCATCTGCAGCATCAGCAGGGTCCAAGTACTGCACAAAACCAAAGCCACGTGGCTCCCTGCAGCATTTGACATGAATGGAGTCAAGAGACATATAAGCAGACAGAGATATGGTTAACCATTGCATAATATTTGCAAAAAGCATGTATCTGCCAAAAACCAAACACACAGTTCTGTTCCACCTCAAGCAAAAAGATAATAACCTTTTTGGATGGTCACACAATAGGAATTCAAGGAAAGCAATTTCATGACTGCTAACCTTGTGAGAAACAATGTTTTTAGACTTCAAATCCTTCAACACTTGAATATCTTCATAATTGTATTCATACCCAACTTCCTTCAATCTTCATGTACATTATGATCAACTTGACATAACTCTTATTACTTCACTCGTGTCTTCAACACTTTCAATGAGAAAACCAGATAGACATAAAATAACTGATGGAAAAAATAAAGACCCAAGCATACAAACAAGGCCAGGCAATCAGTCCACATTCTCTTCGTCATGTGTGCATCACCGTTAGAGAGTAGGTTTTCATTCAGCAAAGCAATCATGAACTGACACAATTAAGGTAAAGCTTACCCAGTGTAATAATCTCGTGGCAAATAAATATCCTTAATGGGACCAAACTCGCCAAACGGCCCTCGAAGATCTTCAGGCCTGTGAAACATATATCATTGTGAATATTTCAAACAAATGATAAAGAGTTAAGTTTTCTGGTTAAGATAAAATTAAAATATGAACCATAATATGCACAAGCTGTACTTCAAAAATAAAAAGGATTGGACAATGCAATCCGAGCGCAGTAACATATTCTGAAACCAGACCATAAAATGAATCAGGAGGTAAAGCTGAGGTCATGCAATCGACAAGCCAACCATATGACTCACAACTGGATAATCACTTTAGAATTATGTCATTACTCAATTACGTCATCTGCTCACTACTCTATTTTTATCTCCATGACTAATCGCTTAACTTCCCTTTCTCTTGCCCTTCATGCTTTTTATACCTCTAGAAAGTACTATGAACAAACAACAAATCAGCTGGTGAAAATGGCCAAAACCTTTTTAGATGTTTTAACTCTCACATAGAGTGTTCGTTTTCTCATTGTGCTTATTGGCAGACTAATGTGGGCACAATTTTTAGAACAAGTGATTATTCCAATAGTTGATGGTTCAAACACTGGCGAGGTCCAAGAGAAGGCTGTTTAAGTACCTATCATCTACCATTAAGTTCAAGGTAGTGCAGTCATAATCTAGATACAGAGACAGAAAATATAGGACTTCTGACAGAATTCTTCTTCAGATAATACCGCATTACTGATGCTAAATTTAGCTTTAAGCCACAATATCTTACCAATAAGTGCGAGGAAAATAAAGGCAGAGAGGAGTGAACAAACAGGAAAGCATATGATTAGAAAGAACTCTCTCCACGAATAAAAACCTCACATCCAGCACAACAAAGAAGGAGACAGGAGCAGTTATGTAGACATTTCCACCTTTTAGTATGAAATAAAATTGTGCATAACCAAAAGAGAAAAGTTGATAATAGTGAAAGATAATAGTTTGACAAACCCGATTATTACATATCGGTAACCATTGATGGATTTTGGAGATGCAAGTCCAAAACTAGTCCCCTTCtaaggaagaaaaaaaatgagattAATCCGGAGAATGGCATGGCTACTCGGTGTACAAAGCATCCCGTATTTACGCAGACTCCCGGGAAAAGGCTGCACTCCTAGGGGGCGTGATGTAGacagcctaccctaatgcaagcattagtggctacttccacggctcgaacccatcACTATAGGTCACACgaagacaactttaccgttgctccaaggttCCCTTCAAGGGAAAACTATGCTGGATTATGCATTTCTATACCCCTTCCCACAATACTTGACCAATAATCTATGTCACATGGGCTCTCCAAAACAGCTaacccgtgtcggatcctccaacaCACCCATCGACACCTCACAACATAGCCAATCATATACTACCTCACAAAATATTTAGTCATAAATACGACAACATAGAGTTTGCAAATCCCACAATAATGTATTTGTGAATAAGAAGATCCAGTGCCACAATCTATGGGATCAGAGAACTTATGCAGACCTTGTATGAGCAATTATAATCCATAGATTACTTGCAGCTGCAACAACCATGCTTTTATCCATATAATAAGGAGCATTTCCATCATGATATTAAAACATGCCATTTTTCTAGTTGACAGCAGTATATGTTACAGAGACTGACTACTCCTCAGTTCCAATTCCCAAGATAGTTGCCGTGAAGTATATGAATCCTCACCATCCATGTCACTCCATGCAGACCCATCTCCATCCAAATTCAGAAATTCAGGTTCTTTGACACTGAAAGTTCTTCACATTTTCTACTAACATATATTAATCTCTAACAAGACCATAAGGAGCTCATTCTCTCAATTAATCacattttcttaatttcttcctaTCTGCTAGTAGCTgcactttctttttctcttctctcCCTAGCTCTTCCCCAACCGCCACCCCCAAAcccaaaaatgaaaaaaggaatgTTCTCATTTGGAGATTAGATAACATATGAAAGTATCAATGGTTCCAACTTATGAGACAGAGGATGCCATCTGAACTAACCTGCAATCACGGCAAAGGTTGCGAACCAAGAGACTAGTAGGGGGATCACTCAGACGACCACCATAGCGACCCCTCGGGCTAGGGCTACGACATCTCTTGCTGTAACCTCTGTGTGGACTAGGACTGTAGCTGCAGCTTCTTCCCCTCATACTTTCACCTGTCTGCAAACTCAGACATTACAAACAACCAAAACTAACAGGAAATAATAAAACAAGGACCAAAATACATTTTTTCCTTCTTCCTATTgcatttttctctttcttttttctggAAAGAAATTCTTCAACACCATACTCTAGCCAAAAACAAATGGAGATACTTCCCATAATATAAATCCTTATAAATCAATGAAATTCACTATTCACCACATCCCAGAAAtttattcaagaaaataatacagaAGACAAAAGCTAAAGATTTGACCCTATAACCCAAGGAAAAAACAAAGAACCAAATGGATTGAAAACACTGCTCTTTGTTCCATCTTTTTCACAAAATTTTCTTTGGAGAGTCAAAAATGAAATTTTCTTACAGCATGTTTCCTCAATTATATTTTGTAAATATCTAAAACTTCTACACAGTTTCGGAATACACATATGTTATTCTGATAAATATAACAAATATATTGCAAGGTGAATCCGCAAAACAGAAAAAAAGATCatttaaattataataacaaTTATAACCAATTTATACATTTCCTTATATTCTGAAAAAAACTAGTTTACATTAACCTTTACATATTTTTTCCGAATTTACaaattttatacatataaaatcaATAAATAAGGCCTGTAATCGAACCGAAAACCAGAATATTGGCCTTCCAGCCCGATATAATATTCTTTTCGCACAACGAGgtagaaaaaaaaatcatatcGATAACCGATAACAAATGTACGAAAAGAATTGCAATGAATACTAGAAAGCAAAGAAAAAACTCGGCTAGCCATAAGAAAAAGTTCTAAGAATTGATACAATAAACCGAACATAATAATTATTGACAAAACGAAAatgattatttattgagaaaTAGTACCTGGTATGTTGAGATCGGTTTTTTTCACAGATGCTTTTTCCTGTTTGTGTTAACAAAGAAAGAAATTTCGAGGATTCTCTCTCTCATTATATACATCTTGTTTAGAAGCGGTTATCGTCTGCCTCCAGAAGCTTCTACGCTTGGGTTGCTGGGCTTGATATATAGATCGTTGGGTCAGAATTGGAGGGAGCCCAATTTGCAATTTTAGCCTCATTGGCCCAAACAGAGCCCAAACTTTTCAGCCCTCATCGGCCGTACTACCATTTGCAACTTGAGGGAGTGCACAAATAGCCCAAATAAGCTTTTAAGTTTAGTCgcatctttaaacctttaaattgCACGGGGAGCCCTATTTAGCCGCCACCATTtaatctatacccattttttaaaatttttttaacttgtacccactttttaaataatttcagaCCTCTTTCTCATCCTTTTTCTCCTtcttgtcttcttcttcttcttctttcttcttcttctaaggAAATGAATAATATAAATCCTAATTCTCATAGTCATAGGGATGAACTTTCTGTTGATGTTGGTGCTGCTATGTCCAGTAATTATAATATTGTCAACGTTCAACAACTGAAAGCTGACCATTTTAGCTTTCTCCCATTTAGAAGAAATTTTGATGAGGTAATATTCTgctcctatttttatttttttaataaatctctTCTCTGCCAGTATTTCTTCAGATAATGACCATTTGCTTTTTTTGTTCAGAATCATATAAAAATCTTTGAAgctaaataaaatgaaaagagaaTTTTTATAATTTGCCTTTTTTTGCATATTGAACCAAACTATTGATATTCTTGTGGATGTATAGTCTTATTGTAAGAGCTCCTAAGAATGCTAAAGTTCAGCAAATATAATCAAACTAGTAAATTTGTCGCGCTTCGCATGATTATGAAAGATTTATGTGGTGATCTTTTACTAATATTCAAATGTTTAACAAACCAATAAATAGGTTGGGAAGAGCTAATTTATAACCTTCTCGTTCTTACATATTAAGTATGAATTATAAAGGAAAGGATAAAGATAAAGGAGAATACTTCATTTATTTGTTTCATtcattgtttaccttgaaaatggtaattacaattagatttaattttgtggttctaaaaatacgtgatttatttttatgctagttgttaggcagtgtcacacctcctttttccgcgcccgaggggcgcaggggagttttttccaattaaaggacaatcgaaacgggatttatttgtttatttcagagtcgccacttgggagatttacggtgtcccaagtcaccaattttaatcctgaatcgaggaaaataatgactctatattacagtctgcgtaccagaaatctagataaggaattctgttaacccgggagaaggtgttaggcattcccgagttctgtggttctagcacggtcgctcaactgttatatttggcttatttatctgatttttaatacactgtgaacttatgtgcaaatttatcttttaaccgctttagtattattgtttttaggagaatgtgaacatcgcttaaaacacgtctttggactgcgtcacatgaaatgcacccacaatccggaacgcattttatttgatgttttgagatttggatttgggtcgcatgaaatgcacacccgagcttaagaaagtaaattattaaacacgcgcctaaagagactatcgcgttattattttttgcggaggccgcgaaattcgctaaacgaccctcctgaattctaagtaattttaaacaagtatttactgagggccccgcaatttgtatttttattcggcgaggctcatctcattcttattttttaaagaatttgcaacgtcatggaaatgcatctcgggccacgccacaatcaatgcgcccgtgactagagacatatttcgactccgttgagatttggatttgggtcacataaatgtgcacccgagtttagggagataacattattaaaggcgcgcctaaagcaactagcgcattattattttgggtagggccgtgaaacttgctaaacggcccgtcccggaatctaagtatttaatacatatattttgtgagggtcccgcaatttgtacattttttccgacgaggctcgtctcattttatttatttttattattatttttattcatttttttgtaattatttatttatttttaaaggatgccatttctacgcctttaacaatactaaaacttacggcctccgtacaactaaaatctcataacttgtcaagatttaataaaagaagttaggcgaatgagtgtttcgggcgtagtaacaacaggtactaatactaattttgtccaaataaactaagacaataataacataacacattgaacgtaaataataacaatactaatcttgggactactgatacaactaaatcaaatgacatcaagtaatcaataataacataacacaaaaatgaactaaaatgcatacggtaaaacataagcagaaaattatcatatcaattgatatattgcaacttcaaacattgaacgtaaaatttctttaatccaatacatcgaggcttaactaacctgaataaacagaaatgcatggagccatggaccgaacctcaacatcgacttcaacgaacaACCGCGACCGGGAAACCATAGAAAAGGTTATCGAAGCTCGGACGGAATAGCTCGCGCCAGAAACTCGAACACGAACGGACTAACAATGAGTCATGGCTACAACTGACTTTTCCAGGCGGTCATTTGGGCGTGGGGGAGCTGAACGGAACAGCAGCGAGGGCCGGATTCAATGGAGGATCGTCGGACTAATTTTTTTTGTTACGACGAGGGAGAAGAAATGGCCGGGGGCTGGTGGTTTGGATGTAGCGTCGACGGGCAGTGATGAACCCAAACCACAGCAGCAGTGGCTGTTGCTCGAACAACGCAACAATGGTGACAGCAGTAGGGTTGACGAGCAGTAGGGCTTGTTGGCTGAGGAGGagaggttgtttgatgatgaGGGAGTGAAGCTGGGGGCAGTGACGGCAAAGGCGAAGCAGCATTACTcgccggatttaatggaggatggAAGCGATGGTCGttcggacgtgagggagtggcATCGCGACTGGTTTTTGGGTTGCGACGGGTGTGATGGAGCTGGGCGTCGTTGGTGGTGGTGTTGAACTGGTTTTTGGACGTGAGGGCGACTGGTTTGGTCGTTTTCCGGACCGGGGATGCGACGCGGGGAAGTAGGGTTCTCTTTGGTTTTTTAAAGAGGATGGAGGAACAGTCGTTTGGGTGGTTTAACGGAGGTGACGACGAGGGCTGTAGGGTTTTTTTCTTCGTGGGTCTTGGTAGAGTTTGCTGAAGAAGAAGCTAAATGAACAATAGTCCCTTGTTTGGTTTCTTCTGAAAGAAGAAGACGAGGCTACAGTCCtccttttttcaaaattaaaaaaaaaaaagttcccCCTTTTTCCAGTCCAAGTCTCGTGCATTTGTATGGGTTTGCcccaaaaaatgagccccacgcatggtggggttcgaggcttatgtcccccacgcgtggtggggttccccatgtgtcctggacacggtttattatgggctaggtccgaaaattaggcctaaaaccgggtagtttgaacccgaatattattcttttgcccggacccgagaaataggaacacgttgcttaactagtcctatgtaagcaaaataactaccaaaaataagactggtatttaaacaaaattatatcttttaaatatttttcaagatttaaaatagctacaaaatattaataaaacttattttttgtaataaaaatatgaagtaatattttttgtatttttcaaagttaaaataattatagaatattaataaagctatttttttgtaattttcgttctttaataaagacaaaaatatgacgtaatatttttgtatttttcaaagttaaaatgactataaaaccttaatagaactatgttttatttatatttttttttgtaattttcgaaattatacaaagtacaaaaataaagtgcaaatttttgtatttttcaagtttatgagaaatacataaactaaaattatatttatatttttttgtgattttcttttttctttgaaataaagtaaaaatagttaaaatagctattctagacccaatttcacatattcacgctaaaaatgtgaaaattctcggggagggtcaaaaatcacgtgcttacagctgcccctctttgactggaaacacgaagagttttccgacaaagaacgactagccgtgtttttgacccgaccattacttggacggactacacttcaggaaagggagggaatgtgaccgagccctggtatctgagctgcctacatatccttggttatacaggaatcaggccacgtgtagttcgggaatgagagagatggtagagtgtaccgaggtgaagagccgatcgaggttccgttccgttgaggttccggtccgcggtcctgtcattacaacaaaaatgaaaactgaaaaagactaactaagcctatcagctactagttacaaggattcctatctcttaagtcttctgaaacttggtcttgagtcttgaatggtgcttcatacagactttggatttgaaccttgatacttgctagttgtaggcgctagttcttgagcagatcacatttgcTCTCctcatccgtgcttcggattcattcatttttctcttttttcctttttcttctttttttttctttttctttttgtgactagcttttgttgaccctctcagactgttgactcgcattcttggggcgagattcttgttcttctatcttggattgagtgctggggatttttgttgtggctttctgccttccaatgggttacggcctgactttgaacgatcccgctgttctgcaggcggacccctaacttcttcaatctttgacatataacaatcttttgctctacaggcaggcccctgacaatcaaaacaaacaaaacaaacaaaatttcctaacccagtttgtactgggaaggtttgtgagtcgttagcaaaatcgtagcccactgatactactgatgcagtgctgagagtgaactaaacactagattaggatgtattcccttgttatacaggtgggcgcctaacttcaatgactgaaacgtattcctctgttatctgggcgggctcccaatttctacacctgaaaagtaaagactgaaagtatgcctctattatctgggcgggctcccaacttcgacacttaaaataaaagactgaaatgtatgcctctcgttatacaggtgggcgcctggatttaggaaaatgactctttttctttcttttttttttcttctttttttttcaaaaatgtttttttttagcatcttaggagaaagattcatcggactaagattttgatttttggttatcttaggagaaaaattcatcagactaagattttgatcctagga
This sequence is a window from Nicotiana sylvestris chromosome 3, ASM39365v2, whole genome shotgun sequence. Protein-coding genes within it:
- the LOC104210891 gene encoding serine/arginine-rich SC35-like splicing factor SCL33, with the translated sequence MRGRSCSYSPSPHRGYSKRCRSPSPRGRYGGRLSDPPTSLLVRNLCRDCRPEDLRGPFGEFGPIKDIYLPRDYYTGEPRGFGFVQYLDPADAADAKYEMDGQVLLGREITVVFAEENRKKPSEMRAREHSRGRGSSQLSYSRSPRYRRSYSRSPRYARTYSRSPDYYSPPPRRRYYSRERSCSRSPYGSRSRSPVRSRSRSRSWSRSCSFDDGYYYSR